One segment of Panicum virgatum strain AP13 chromosome 3K, P.virgatum_v5, whole genome shotgun sequence DNA contains the following:
- the LOC120698199 gene encoding serine/threonine-protein phosphatase 7 long form homolog, which produces MSLLTALVDRWRPETHTFHLPCGEMAPTLQDVAMLLGLPISGDAVGPRVVPSTWLDDLEDRFPNIDIAIDVEEHPKATGPAKSWILQFQSDNLAHDADEDSVTRSLEAYLLWLFGYIMFNNSHGAYVDRVLVPYAQEIAEAAVEEMTQYSWGSAVLAATYRGLCKTSVQNKHNAIFTGCPILLQLWLYERIAIGRPIIDHSPYEPDMYGDTEDDRPTMGTLWYAHQKRWAHVQSRRVYPDFVAEFDRLTLEDVVWEPYSELAITTRAPFGISSVYFQDQAFWMTTTALVYDVYIEAHCPDRVRRQFGQRQLYPVPSALHRVQRHDHSLSRTGQPFSNMWVTRVQPWVDGWDQAEENMALSTPAHTEASYRAYLSWYEPKTRCRLLYADMHPQPHVATLQDGYARYRDGALAGTFEMCRLMDVDARANLIKIRAGSMMDRNEQESAWTRVSQRDHSILEAFGSRTSYEDS; this is translated from the exons ATGTCCCTACTGACGGCTctggttgatagatggaggcctgagacacacaccttccacctcccttgtggggagatggcaccgaccctacaggacgttgcgatgctgctgggtcttcctatcagtggggatgccgtagggcCTCGTGTTGTCCCATctacgtggttggacgatctagaagaTCGTTTTCcaaatattgacatcgcgattgatgtagaggagcacccaaaagcaacaggGCCTGCCAAGTCATGGATCCTGCAGTTTCAG TCCGACAATTTGGCGCATGATGCTGATGAGgatagcgtcactcgatcccttgaggcatacctgttgtggttgtttggatacataatgttcaacaactcacacggggcctatgtggatagggtgcttgttccttacgcacaggagatcgcagaggcagctgtggaggaaatgactcaatacagttggggttcagcggtacttgcagccacgtacCGTGGCCTCTGCAAGACATCGGTGCAGaataagcacaatgcaattTTTACAGGATGTccgattctgctacagctttggttgtacgagaggatagcaattGGTCGTCCGATTATTGACCACTCACCGTATGAGCcagatatgtacggtgacaccgaggacgataggcccaccatggggactctctggtatgCTCATCAG AAGCGTTGGGCCCACGTACAGTCTCGTCGGGTCTATCCTGACTTTGTGGCTGAGTTTGATCGGTTGACACTTGAAGACGTTgtgtgggagccctactccGAGTTGGCTATAACCACTCGTGCACCGTtcgggatatcttcggtttactttcaggaccaggccttttggatgacaactacagcgttggtgtacgacgtttacattgaggctcactgcccggacagagtcaggagacagttcggtcaaaggcagttgtatcCTGTGCCGTCAGCATTGCATCGGGTCCAACGCCATGACCACAG TTTGTCGAGGACTGGTCAACCATTCTCGaacatgtgggtgacaagggtgcagccttgggtcgatggctgggaccAGGCAGAGGAGAACATGGCGCTTTCGACCCCTGCACACACGGAGGCTTCGTACAGGGCGTACCTGAGCTGGTACGAGCCTAAGACTCGTTGCCGCTTGCTATATGCtgacatgcatccacagccgcatgttgcgacccTACAGGATGGCTATGCACGATATAGGGATGGGGCATTAGCTGGGAcg tttgaaatgtgcaggttgatggacGTAGATGCCAGGGCGAATTTGATCAAGATTCGAGcgggatctatgatggataggaatgagcaagagtcggcctggacccgagtttcacaaagagACCATTCCATacttgaagcctttggtagccggacatcgtaCGAGGACTCCTGA